A genomic window from Blastococcus saxobsidens DD2 includes:
- a CDS encoding fused MFS/spermidine synthase, translating into MAPVRVPPGPTAVAGGTAELLADADRDGSWLLMVNDTPQSHVDLEDPAHLEFEYVRRMGHVLDLAAEPGAPLDVVHLGGGALTLPRYVATTRPGSRQRVAEFDQPLTDLVRGHLPLPRNARIRVRAADAREALESMHAASADAVVTDVFAGARTPAHLTTVEFAAEVARVLRPGGVYAANVADGPPLRFARAQVATLRTAFRHVCLLAEPGTLRGRRFGNMVAVASDADLPLAALSRACARDPMPSRVVDGADLDRFTGTAQPVHDAGATPSPEPPEGVFSR; encoded by the coding sequence ATGGCCCCGGTGAGAGTGCCGCCGGGACCGACCGCCGTCGCCGGCGGCACCGCCGAACTGCTCGCGGACGCCGACCGCGACGGCTCCTGGCTGCTCATGGTCAACGACACCCCGCAGTCGCACGTCGACCTCGAGGACCCGGCGCACCTGGAGTTCGAGTACGTCCGCCGGATGGGTCACGTGCTCGACCTCGCCGCCGAACCGGGCGCGCCGCTCGACGTCGTGCACCTCGGCGGCGGGGCGCTGACCCTCCCCCGCTACGTGGCCACCACCCGGCCCGGATCACGCCAGCGGGTCGCCGAGTTCGACCAGCCGCTCACCGACCTGGTCCGCGGCCACCTGCCGCTGCCCCGCAACGCCCGCATCCGGGTCCGGGCCGCCGACGCCCGCGAGGCACTGGAGTCGATGCACGCGGCGAGCGCGGACGCCGTCGTCACCGACGTCTTCGCCGGCGCCCGCACGCCGGCGCACCTGACGACCGTCGAGTTCGCCGCCGAGGTGGCGCGCGTCCTGCGGCCCGGCGGCGTCTACGCCGCGAACGTGGCCGACGGCCCGCCGCTGCGCTTCGCCCGTGCGCAGGTCGCCACGCTGCGGACGGCGTTCCGGCACGTCTGCCTGCTGGCCGAGCCGGGCACCCTGCGCGGCCGCCGCTTCGGGAACATGGTGGCGGTCGCCTCCGACGCCGACCTGCCGCTGGCCGCGCTCAGCCGCGCGTGCGCCCGCGACCCGATGCCTTCGCGGGTCGTCGACGGGGCGGACCTCGACCGCTTCACCGGCACGGCGCAACCGGTGCACGACGCCGGGGCCACCCCCTCGCCCGAGCCGCCCGAGGGCGTGTTCAGCCGCTGA
- a CDS encoding DUF2516 family protein has product MGVFDGWLLLILYVASQALTVWAFADAVIRPAAGYVAAGKLSKPGWAAITGLAALIIFWTQTPMSLLGLPAVIAAIVYLVDVRPAVRGLPRGNSW; this is encoded by the coding sequence ATGGGCGTGTTCGACGGGTGGCTGCTGCTCATCCTCTACGTGGCGTCCCAGGCGCTGACCGTCTGGGCGTTCGCGGACGCCGTCATCCGGCCCGCCGCCGGGTACGTGGCGGCCGGCAAGCTGAGCAAGCCCGGCTGGGCGGCCATCACCGGCCTGGCGGCGTTGATCATCTTCTGGACGCAGACGCCGATGTCGCTGCTGGGGCTGCCCGCGGTGATCGCAGCCATCGTGTACCTGGTCGACGTGCGCCCCGCCGTCCGTGGCCTGCCCCGCGGCAACAGCTGGTAA
- a CDS encoding UDP-N-acetylmuramate dehydrogenase, translating to MQLRSDVPLAELTTLAVGGPAERLIEVQTAAELVAAVRDADESGRPLLLLGGGSNLIAPDEGWPGDVVAVRSRGIERHGDELAVQAGENWDALVAYTVEAGLAGMEALSGIPGLTGATPVQNVGAYGQEVAQTLTAVRVYDRAEKTEQTLTPAECGFAYRDSRLKREPGRFVVLEVGFALHPGELSRPVGYAELARSLGIEVGETAPLRAVREAVLALRRGKGMVWDPADPDSRSAGSFFTNPIVPAARAVDGCPSWPAGDGQVKLSAAWLVQHAGFGRGTREGRVGTSSRHSLALTTEDGATAAELLAFAEKVVATVQERFGVTLEREPTAVRP from the coding sequence GTGCAGCTGCGATCCGACGTCCCGCTCGCGGAGCTCACCACCCTCGCCGTCGGCGGGCCGGCCGAGCGGCTGATCGAGGTGCAGACCGCCGCGGAGCTGGTGGCGGCGGTCCGGGACGCCGACGAGTCCGGCCGCCCGCTGCTGCTGCTCGGCGGGGGCTCCAACCTGATCGCCCCGGACGAGGGCTGGCCCGGTGACGTGGTCGCCGTCCGCAGCCGTGGCATCGAGCGGCACGGCGACGAGCTGGCGGTGCAGGCAGGGGAGAACTGGGACGCGCTGGTCGCGTACACGGTGGAGGCCGGCCTCGCCGGCATGGAGGCGCTGTCGGGCATCCCCGGCCTCACCGGCGCGACGCCGGTGCAGAACGTCGGCGCGTACGGGCAGGAGGTCGCCCAGACCCTCACCGCCGTCCGGGTGTACGACCGCGCCGAGAAGACGGAGCAGACGCTGACGCCGGCCGAGTGCGGCTTCGCCTACCGCGACAGCCGGCTCAAGCGCGAACCCGGCCGCTTCGTCGTCCTCGAGGTGGGCTTCGCGCTGCACCCGGGCGAGCTGTCCCGGCCCGTCGGCTACGCCGAGCTGGCGCGCAGCCTCGGGATCGAGGTGGGCGAGACGGCGCCGCTGAGGGCGGTCCGCGAGGCGGTGCTCGCGTTGCGCCGCGGCAAGGGCATGGTCTGGGACCCGGCCGACCCCGACTCCCGCAGCGCCGGGTCCTTCTTCACCAACCCGATCGTGCCGGCCGCGCGCGCCGTCGACGGCTGCCCGAGCTGGCCGGCCGGCGACGGGCAGGTCAAGCTCAGCGCCGCCTGGCTGGTGCAGCACGCCGGCTTCGGCCGCGGCACCCGCGAGGGGCGGGTCGGGACGTCGTCGCGGCACAGCCTCGCGCTCACCACCGAGGACGGCGCCACCGCTGCGGAGCTGCTCGCGTTCGCCGAGAAGGTCGTCGCCACCGTGCAGGAGAGGTTCGGCGTCACCCTGGAGCGCGAGCCGACCGCCGTCCGCCCCTGA
- a CDS encoding class I SAM-dependent methyltransferase yields MSEPGNEHKRRATLPPQPQRKAPRLAAGRARALGLPTRGTTNANRLRRVDRWLLATQVPRLRDSARPLVVDLGYGSSAVTTLELVNRLGPEVNGLEVIGLEIDPERVTAVEADRDPPRVDFRVGGFELAGLRPVLVRAFNVLRQYDEESAVRAWDTMRGALAPGGLVVEGTCDEWGRRSAWVALDAGGPLTLTLAARVSDIAAPSDLAQRLPKALIHHNVPGQPVHEFLRAFDAAWAAAAGMSAFGPRQRWTAAVAALGEQGWPLVGSSRRWRHGEVTVRWPAVAPV; encoded by the coding sequence GTGAGCGAGCCGGGCAACGAGCACAAGCGCCGGGCCACGCTGCCCCCGCAGCCGCAGCGCAAGGCGCCCCGGCTCGCTGCCGGACGGGCCCGGGCGCTGGGCCTGCCCACCCGCGGCACCACCAACGCCAACCGCCTGCGCCGGGTGGACCGCTGGCTGCTGGCCACCCAGGTGCCGCGGCTGCGGGACTCCGCCCGCCCGCTCGTCGTCGACCTCGGCTACGGCTCCTCGGCGGTGACCACGCTCGAGCTGGTGAACCGCCTGGGCCCGGAGGTGAACGGGCTCGAGGTGATCGGCCTGGAGATCGACCCCGAGCGAGTGACGGCGGTCGAGGCCGACCGCGACCCGCCCCGCGTCGACTTCCGGGTAGGCGGCTTCGAGCTCGCCGGGCTCCGGCCCGTGCTGGTGCGCGCCTTCAACGTGCTGCGCCAGTACGACGAGGAGTCCGCCGTCCGCGCCTGGGACACCATGCGCGGGGCGCTGGCGCCCGGCGGGCTGGTCGTCGAGGGCACCTGCGACGAGTGGGGACGGCGCTCGGCGTGGGTGGCGCTGGACGCCGGCGGCCCGCTCACCCTCACGCTCGCCGCGCGGGTCTCCGACATCGCGGCGCCGTCGGACCTGGCCCAGCGCCTGCCCAAGGCGCTCATCCACCACAACGTCCCGGGGCAACCGGTGCACGAGTTCCTGCGCGCCTTCGATGCCGCGTGGGCCGCCGCGGCCGGGATGAGCGCGTTCGGCCCGCGCCAGCGGTGGACCGCGGCCGTGGCGGCCCTCGGCGAGCAGGGCTGGCCGCTGGTCGGGTCCAGCCGGCGGTGGCGGCACGGCGAGGTCACGGTGCGCTGGCCGGCGGTCGCGCCGGTCTGA
- a CDS encoding SDR family oxidoreductase yields the protein MPDPAQTAPSDSRPLPGAGRTAVVTGASSGIGAATAARLAAEGFDVVIGARRGDRLESLAGSIGARALPLDVTDPDSVAAFVGALDRVDVLVNNAGGAFDTAAVADADLDSWARTYEVNVLGTVRMTRALLPALRASGAGDVLFVSSTAGLISYEGGASYTAAKHGVHTLAETLRLELCGEPVRVIEIAPGMVKTAEFSLNRTGDQAAADAVYQGVREPLVAEDVADCIAWAVTRPHHVNVDLMVIRPRAQAAQHKVAREG from the coding sequence ATGCCCGACCCCGCCCAGACCGCTCCATCCGACTCCCGCCCGCTGCCCGGCGCCGGCCGCACCGCCGTCGTCACCGGGGCCTCGAGCGGGATCGGCGCCGCCACGGCGGCGCGCCTGGCGGCCGAGGGCTTCGACGTCGTGATCGGCGCGCGACGCGGGGACCGCCTCGAGAGCCTCGCCGGTTCCATCGGCGCCCGGGCGCTCCCGTTGGACGTCACCGACCCGGACTCGGTCGCGGCGTTCGTGGGCGCGCTCGACCGGGTCGACGTGCTGGTCAACAACGCCGGTGGCGCGTTCGACACCGCCGCCGTGGCCGACGCCGACCTGGACTCGTGGGCGCGGACCTACGAGGTGAACGTGCTCGGCACCGTGCGGATGACCCGGGCGCTGCTGCCCGCGCTGCGGGCCTCCGGGGCCGGCGACGTGCTGTTCGTGAGCTCCACCGCGGGGCTGATCTCCTACGAGGGCGGGGCGTCGTACACGGCGGCGAAGCACGGGGTGCACACGCTGGCCGAGACGCTGCGGCTGGAACTCTGTGGCGAACCGGTCCGGGTCATCGAGATCGCGCCGGGGATGGTGAAGACCGCGGAGTTCTCGCTGAACCGGACCGGCGACCAGGCCGCGGCCGACGCCGTCTACCAGGGCGTGCGCGAGCCGCTGGTGGCCGAGGACGTCGCCGACTGCATCGCCTGGGCCGTCACCCGGCCGCACCACGTGAACGTCGATCTGATGGTCATCCGGCCGCGCGCGCAGGCCGCCCAGCACAAGGTCGCCCGGGAGGGCTGA